Proteins encoded by one window of Puntigrus tetrazona isolate hp1 unplaced genomic scaffold, ASM1883169v1 S000000493, whole genome shotgun sequence:
- the LOC122334162 gene encoding complement C1q-like protein 4, producing MEKLKKESRDGKIAFSAGLMESGNSGQVGPFTTEITLTYRNVFTNIGNAYNPITSAMFQNYYAVHLILFFILLFASGVFTAPPKGAYMFIFSVFGHSNPLNPSAASIMKNGEKVVMAHGYQDQYDVNSSKGVVLILEVGDVVYVRLWSEKWIYDDENNHNTFSGYLLFPLREQELCRK from the exons ATGGAGAAGCTGAAAAAGGAGAGTAGAg ACGGAAAGATCGCATTTTCAGCTGGACTGATGGAATCTGGAAACAGTGGACAAGTTGGTCCTTTCACCACAGAAATAACACTAACTTACAGGAACGTCTTCACAAATATAGGGAACGCCTACAACCCAATTACA TCTGCCATGTTTCAAAACTATTACGCTGTACATCTGATTCTCTTCTTTATCTTGTTATTTGCTTCAGGTGTTTTCACAGCCCCACCGAAAGGAGCGTACATGTTCATCTTCTCTGTCTTTGGTCACAGTAATCCCTTAAATCCATCAGCTGCCTCTATTATGAAGAATGGAGAGAAGGTGGTTATGGCACATGGTTATCAGGATCAGTATGATGTAAACTCCTCGAAAGGAGTGGTGTTGATCCTGGAGGTGGGAGATGTTGTATATGTGAGACTTTGGTCTGAAAAGTGGATATATGATGACGAGAATAACCACAACACTTTTAGTGGTTACCTACTGTTTCCCTTAAGAGAACAGGAGCTTTGCAGAAAGTGA
- the LOC122334163 gene encoding butyrophilin subfamily 1 member A1-like, whose translation MLSQPLTPTAGFNETSFLSFTERYEVVGPADPVLAVAGEDVILPCSVKSNISVVDLRVEWFRLDLKDSQLVHLYEDHEDRNTDQIESYRGRTRLNHQELHRGAASLKLSSVRVSDEGLYKCFIQSRSWYDDATVKVTVEAVGRPPVITVHGFDYSGGFRLECESKDWYPEPDLEWLDAKGVRLSPETTQRHRSTDRFGVKFTLIVHPRDSQIHCRVKTRRHSLETLIIIPSKMFHSWRTSVSLLSFVVVLGVTDVILIAVCVHKNRAHNRMEKEKRRLQQAHNILHHEKSHLHYEKTRLQYESDQLLRSLQAVTPTALTQLKTHSMDVILDADTAHPRLIVSDDGKQAREGKKRPEAAVGEKERFKDFRAVLGKEGFSSGSFYFQVQVKDQTKWYVGVSGESVISKGSTRLCSLNGFWTVSLYDGTYRARESSYVLLSLRGHPPRIGVFVDYEEGLISFYDVESSSHIYSFTDQCFNEKLYPFVCLGRYRNENSTPLIICDDY comes from the exons ATGCTCAGCCAGCCTCTCACACCCACGGCAGGATTTAATGAGACCAGCTTTCTCTCTTTTACAGAGCGGTATGAAGTAGTGGGACCTGCAGATCCTGTACTTGCCGTAGCTGGTGAAGACGTGATTCTTCCCTGTTCGGTCAAATCCAACATCAGTGTTGTGGACTTGAGAGTGGAGTGGTTTAGACTTGATCTGAAAGACTCACAGCTAGTGCATCTCTATGAGGATCACGAGGACAGAAACACAGATCAGATCGAGTCCTACAGAGGAAGAACACGACTTAATCATCAAGAACTACACAGAGGAGCTGCATCACTCAAACTCTCATCGGTCCGAGTCTCTGATGAAGGACTTTATAAGTGTTTTATTCAGTCCAGATCCTGGTATGATGACGCCACTGTTAAGGTCACAGTTGAAG CTGTAGGACGTCCTCCGGTGATCACAGTACATGGGTTCGATTACTCAGGAGGATTTCGTCTAGAGTGTGAATCTAAAGACTGGTATCCTGAACCTGATCTCGAGTGGCTGGATGCTAAAGGAGTCAGACTGAGTCCAGAAActacacagagacacagaagcACTGACAGATTCGGTGTGAAGTTCACGCTCATTGTACATCCCAGAGACAGCCAGATTCACTGCAGAGTCAAAACAAGACGTCACTCGCTGGAGACACTCATTATCATCCCAA gtAAAATGTTTCATTCTTGGAGGACATCGGTCAGCCTGCTTTCATTTGTAGTTGTGCTCGGTGTGACTGATGTAATACTGATAGCTGTGTGTGTCCATAAAAACAGAG caCACAATCGAATGGAGAAGGAGAAAAGAAGACTACAACAGG CACACAATATACTACATCATGAAAAAAGTCATCTACACTACGAGAAGACAAGACTACAATACG AAAGTGATCAACTTTTACGAAGTCTGCAAGCAGTTACACCAACAg cTCTCACACAGTTAAAGACACACTCGA TGGACGTGATTCTGGATGCTGATACGGCTCACCCACGTCTCATCGTGTCCGATGATGGGAAACAAGCGAGGGAAGGAAAGAAGCGACCGGAAGCAGCGGTTGGAGAAAAAGAGCGATTTAAAGATTTCCGTGCTGTTCTTGGGAAGGAAGGCTTCTCCTCGGGGAGCTTTTACTTCCAGGTGCAGGTGAAGGATCAAACTAAGTGGTATGTAGGAGTCTCTGGAGAATCTGTTATCAGCAAGGGCTCGACCCGGCTCTGTTCTCTGAACGGATTCTGGACCGTGAGTCTGTATGATGGCACGTATCGGGCTCGTGAATCTTCATATGTGCTTCTTTCTCTGAGAGGACATCCTCCGAGGATCGGTGTGTTTGTGGATTATGAAGAGGGTCTCATCTCTTTTTATGATGTGGAGTCCTCGTCTCATATCTACTCTTTCACTGATCAGTGTTTTAATGAGAAACTCTatccgtttgtttgtttggggcGTTACAGGAATGAAAACTCTACACCGTTGATCATCTGTGATGATTACTAA